The following is a genomic window from bacterium.
ATGCGTCATTGGGGATGGGGAATCCGCTCCGTGTTTGTGAGATGCTTCAGAGCCTGGCGGGAGTGACCTATCTGGCGCGCACGACGGTGCATACTCCGGCAAATGTGATCAAGACAAAGATAGCCATTAAGAAGGCTTTTGATGTGCAACTCAAGCGGCAGGGGTTTTCGTTGGTGGAAATTCTTTCTTCCTGTCCGGTCAACTGGGGTATGCAGCCCGTTGCGGCCTTGGATTTTGTTGATAAGAAGATGGTGCCTCAATACCCATTGGGCGAGTTCAAGGTGGGTGGTGTTTCTGTCACACCAGGGGCATAGGAAGGCGTATCATGGAGCATCGTTGCATATTTTCCGGATTTGGTGGTCAGGGCATCGTTTCACTGGGGACTTTGGTGGCCAATGCCGGAATGGCGGATAACCGTTACGTGACATTTTTTCCTTCGTACGGTATCGCCATGCGTGGGGGAATGGCGAGTTGTACCATTGTGGTATCTGATCACGAGATTAATTCGCCGATCGTAAATGATCCGACTGTTTTGATGGTCATGGATGAGGCGTCCTACGATTGTTTTCATGGCAAGGTGGCTTCAGGCGGATTGATGTTTGTGAATTCAAGCCTGGTCAATAAGCGGATTTCACGTCCGGATGTTAAAGCGGTATATATTAATGCTACTGGTATTGCGCTCGAGCACGGGGATGGCCGCATGGCTAATATGGTGATGCTGGGTGCCGTTATCAAGTTGACCCGTATAGTTTCTTTTGAAGCCGTAGAAACGGCCATTAATAAAATTCCTTCGGTCAAGCTTCACTCGCTTATCGGTCGGAATTTGCAAGTCATGAAGCTTGGATTTGAGGAAGCGAAATAGATTAGGAGTTAGGTCATGTCGTCCAAAATTGATTTTGACAAACTGTGTTTTTCAATCACCCCCGGTGATACCATGTTCATCAGCAAATGTAAGGCAGATGGTGTGTGGGATAAAGGGGCCTGTCTGCCTTATGGGGACATCCCCATTTCTCCAGCCGCAGGGGTGTTGAATTATGGCCAGGGTTTGTTTGAAGGTCTCAAGGCGATGCGGACGAAAACCGGGAAAGTGGTGTTGTTCCGTCCTTCCGAAAACGGAAAGCGTATGACTGAGGGCGCCCATCGTGTCTGTATGCCTCCATTCCCTGTGGATAGGTTTGTGGAGGTGATTTGTGAGATTGTGCGCCGGAATGTAGCCTTTGTTCCTCCTTATGGGAAAGGCAGTCTTTACATTCGTCCGTGTCTTTGGGGGACGGGGCCAGTGTTGGGGGTCTCTCCTGCTCCAGAATTCACTTTTATGGTGTATGTCTCGCCTGTGGGCCAATATTTCAAAACAGGTGTCAAACCCATCAAGCTTGAGATCACTCGTGATTTTCACCGTGCAGCACCGAAGGGGACGGGCGGAGTGAAGTCTATTGGTAACTATGCGGGCGCCATGCTGCCTGCAAAAATCACCAAGGCTAAAGGATTTAACGAGTGTATTTATCTGGATGCGCATGAGGATAAGTATATCGAGGAAGTGGGCGCGGCTAATTTCTTCTGTGTGAAGGACCATACGTTGCTGACGCCCAAGCTTGGTTCGATATTGCCAGGCATCACCCGCAAATCGGTGATGCAGATTGCTCAGGATGTCATGGGATTGCAGGTGATCGAGAAGAGTCTATCGGTGGAGGAGGCGTTTTCGGCCGATGAGGCCTTCTGTTCCGGTACCGCCGCCGTGATTAGTCCCATTGGCTCCATTACTTGTGAAGACCAGGTGAAAATTTATCAAGATTTTGAGGTGGGGCCGGTCACTCAATCTTTGTACGATCATTTGACGCGTATCCAATTGTGTGAGGAAGAGGATCGATTCGGCTGGGTTGTTGAGGTCATGTGATCCGCGAAATCGGGAAGAGTGGTCGTTCGTCCATGCCTGTTTTATTCCATGATTACAAAGCGCATACTTTGGTTAATGCTGTTCCTTATAGCTCTGCCGCTATGGGGGCAGACAGGCCCCTCGGATGTTGCGTCTGCCAGGGTGGTGATTGAGTTTTTCTTTGAAGTGGGGTGCGATAGCTGTGCTGAGGTGCGGGGGACGGTGTTACCTGAATTGGAACAACGGTTTTCGGGCTACTTTGATCTCCGTGAGCGAGACATTGGCATTCAGTCTAATTATCTTGCTCTGGTTCATTATCAGGAGGCTGCTCATGTTAAGGATAATGAGCCGGTCTGTATGGTCGTGGATGGACGGGATTATCTGCCAGGTGTGGATCGCATCAAAAAACAGTTTTTCCCCGCTTTGGATCAGGCGTTGATCCGGTATCAGACGGGTGCCAGCCCCGCGCCCCTCCCTGCAGAGGCCGGTACGGGATTGACTGATGTCTCGCTTTTGCAGCGTCGAATTGATCGGTTTACGATTCTGGGGGTGATCTCCGCTGCTGCGGTGGATAGCATCAATCCCTGTGCCATTTCAGCGTTGGTCTTTTTTATGAGTTTCCTTTCGGCGGCGCGGATCGGGGTGCCTCGAATGTGGCTCTCCGGGCTGGCGTTTCTCGCGGCTTGTTTTGTGACGTATTTGGGGATTGGGTTTGGCCTTTTGAAGGTGTTGGGCTTTCTGACTGCTTTTCACGCATTAAAGGGAGTCATTGATGGTGGTCTGATATTGATGCTGCTCGGTTTTGCGTGCTTCTCCTTTCGGGACGCTTTGAAATATCATCGGACGGGTTTGGCTTCGGATGTCACGCTAAAATTGCCGATGAAGATTCAATCTATGATTCATCAGGTCATCAAAAGTGGCCTGCAGAACCATCACTTGATCCTGGGGGGGCTCGGAATAGGAGTGGTCGTCACGGTGTTGGAGAGTGTTTGTACGGGGCAGGTATATGTTCCGGCGCTTGTTATGATGTTAAAAGGAGGACACTCCATTTTGCGGTGCACGGTTTACTTACTGGTGTATAATGCGGTTTTCGTGATGCCGTTACTTATTGTGCTGGGGCTGACATGCGCCGGCATGAAGACCCCGGCGCTTGTCGCCTGGAGTCGACGGAATGTTGTTACGAGTAAGATTATGTTGGGGTTATTGTTTATGGGAATGACCGCACTGATGGTGCTGTTACATTGATTTCAGAGGAGAAGCGAAAATGAAGAAAACGGATAAGCCGGTTAAGGTACAGGGAAGAATGCGGGTTTTGGCGGCTCATGCGAGGGCTGTGGCGGACTCGCAGGCCGTTAAGGCGGAGAGCCGCATTGTAATTGCGGTAATCGGCGAGGATCGTCCTGGAATTATGGCAGGAGTGACGGGGGTTCTGGCCAAGGTGGATGCTAACATCCTGGATGTGAGCCAGACGATTATGAGCGATCTTTTCACAATGGTCATGCTGGTGGATATCAAGCGGATTTCCGTCCCTTTCTCTAAATTGAAAGCGACTTTGGAAGCTTATGGCAGGAGTTCCGGGCTCTCCATCATTTCGCAACATGAAGAGATATTCCAGGCAATGCATCGAGTTTAAGCAGGACGATCAGGGGATAAAAGATGGCTATCAGTTCACAGGAAATTATTGAAACGCTGGGCATGATTCATGCCCAGAATCTGGATATCCGCACTGTGACCATGGGCGTTGACCTCCATGATTGTGCGGGTGAGGATGTCGCGCGTGTGTCCCGGAAGTGCTACGAAAAGGTCATGAGAATGGCTGAACGATTAGTGCCGACCGCGGAGGAGGTGGCGCAGGAATATGGTATCCCCATTATTAATAAACGCGTTTCTGTCACGCCCATCGCCTGGGTGGCAGCGGCTTGTGAATCGGAGGATTATACGCCGATTGCCCGAGAACTGGATCGTGCGGCCCGCGAACTGGGGATCGATTTTATCGGAGGCTTTTCGGCTTTGGTTCAGAAAGGGATGACTCCGGCGGGTGAGGCCTTGATCCGTTGTATTCCCCGGGCGTTGGCGCAAACCTCCCGTTTGTGTTCCTCGGTTAATATTGGAACGACTAAAGCTGGCATCAATATGGACGCTGTGGCCCTGATGGGGCAAATCATCAAGGAATCCGCCCTTTTGACAGCGGATAGTGGTGGCAGTGCCTGTGCCCGGCTTGTAGTGTTTTGTAATGCAGTCGAGGATAACCCTTTTATGGCCGGGGCCTTTTTAGGAGCGGGAGAGGGAGATGGCGGGTTGTCTGTCGGGATTTCCGGGCCGGGTACCATCCGGGCGGTTGTTCAGGCACTGGGACGTGATCTGGATTTGCAGATGGTGGCTGAGGAAATCAAGCGGGTGGCATTTAAGATTACCCGGGCGGGTGAGTTGGTGGGGCGAAAATGTGCCGCGCGGTTGGGCGTGCCGTTTAATATTATCGATCTTTCATTGGCACCCACGCCTGCGCCGGGGGATTCAGTCGCAGACATTCTGGAGGGGTTGGGATTGGATAAGGTGGGGTGTCCCGGAACAACCGCAGCGCTTGCATTGCTGAATGATGCGGTTAAGCGAGGCGGGGCGATGGCTACGAGTCGGGCAGGCGGAATGAGCGGAGCCTTTATCCCGGTGAGTGAGGACGCCACGATGGCGCTTCGTGCGGCGGAAGGTTCCCTCACGATCGAGAAGCTTGAGGCCATGACGGCGGTGTGTTCCGTGGGATTGGATATGGTTATATTGCCGGGCGATACTTCAGCGGAAACCTTGAGCGGCATTATTGCGGATGAGGCCGCCATTGGGATGATTAATAAAAAAACCACAGCGGTCAGGGTGATTCCTGCGCCGGGTAAGAAAGTCGGTGATTTTGTAGATTTTGGCGGGTTGCTGGGCGGGGGGCCTGTTATGCCTGTGAATAATCACTCCTGTGCCGTCTTTATCCGTCGTGGTGGGCGTATCCCCGCTCCATTGCAAGGGCTGAGTAATTAATCGTGACGACCAGCATTCCAGATAAAGGCCGCGGCGAGCAGCGTGAAAATCTATTCTTTCTGTTTGTGATCCTGGCGGTCACGGTGATTGCGTATGGCCCCCTAATGGGTGGGGTATGGGAGATGAGTGCCCAGACCACTCAGGCCCTTAATGCCTTCGTGTTGTTGGGTGTGGCATTTGTAGATGCGCTGCTTACGGCGGTAAAAATGGGGCCGTTTCGACCCGCAATCAATTCCCACGGTTTGTTATTATTCGGGCTGTCCTGTCTGGCTCTGGCGACGGCATCCCTAGCGCAAGTATGGCCTTTTTCGGTTTTGGGATTATGTCTGAATGTGGGTGCCTTGTTATCGTTCTGTTTTGGCAAGAATGGGGTGAGGGCATTTTATCCCGCACTTGCGGGGTTTGCGGTGGTGGTTCTAATGCTGGTATTAGTACCGCAAGTTGATGAAACACTGAGGTTGCTTGCGGGCCGGATGTCTGCCTGGATATTGCCACTCCTCGGCATCCGGATTGAATATTTAGTCCAGGCGATGCCCTTTCAAGTTTATCTTGTTGCGGAGAGAGGTGCGGGGGTGTTCAACGTGGCTACCGAATGCAGTGGTATGGGTATTCTGATGTCCTCGATGGTGTTAAGTTTGATTCTAACCCTCAAGCGTCGAGTTCCGGCCTATGGTGTTATTCTTTTGCTGGCCGCATCCATGGTGATCGGGCTGGGGTTCAATATTCTTCGAATTGTGGCAATTGCGCTAACCGCACTCCGTACGGATCTCCCGTATTCCGTTATTCATGAAGGACTGGGAACAGGAGTTTATTTGTTGGCATTGCTGACCATATGGCTATTGAACTATTTGCCAATTACTGGAAGCCGTTCTTCATTATAGGTGAGGATGCAGGCTGAAATTTTTTCTCGCATGATGGCGGCCGTTAGTTCTTTAGGTTGTCGGCCTGGTTTGTTGATGTTTCGCTGGCGCCCATGTTGGTGAAGTTATCGGGGACTGTCGATTCCTTCGGGTTTTGTGCGCGGGCTGCATCGAGAAAGCGGGTGGCAAATTCCATTTCACTTTGCGCAAGCTTAATTTCCTGCTCAATATTATTAGTCCTCGACTGAATGAGCATGTCTTCGGCTTCGACAATCTCTGGGGGTGATGAGGTGAGGATGACTGTTGGGTTAATGAGTATGGTTGGGATATTTGTGACCATCCAGTCGGTATTATTGGTGTCATTATTAGTGTAGGGGCGACTGAGGCGGGCGGCTGGGGTTGGGGGCGGAGTAATCTTGAAGAAAGAGCAATTACCTATCAGGAGAATGGTTGCTAAAACCAAAAGAGGCAGCCCGATGGTGAGCAATTTTCGCCATTTGCGGAAGCCCGCAAGGCCTTCCCACGTTCCCGTATTGAGGTAAGATTGGACAAATAATCGTGTATGGCCGATTTCGATCACATCACCGTGTTTAAGGGGTGATTCATGAACTTCTGATTTGTTGATCAGGAGGCGGTTGGTTTCTCCCATGACGCAAATCTGGAGTTGCTCGGCGCGGGGAGTGATCTTGGCGTGGAGTTCGCCGATTTCTGAATCGGGTAGACAAATGTCACAGGAACTGCCTCGTCCAATGGTAACTGGGGAGCGTCCGATAGTGAGACGTTCCCCATGCTTTTCCCCATTAAGTATGACAAGTTGATAAGACATAAAGTGAGGCATCATACACAAGCCTTAGCGGCGATTGCAGTCTTTTTTGCGTCAGTCGGTCAATCGTTGCGAGACGTAATCGGTATGGAGGGTGGGCGGTGGGATGGGGATATCGAACCAAGCCTGAAGTTCGAGATCTAAACCGGTGCCATACATGTAATTGTAAAGGGATTTCCGGAGTCCGCAGCCCATAGCGTGATGATCGCATTTAACGGAATCCGTGAAAGGGACTTCATTGCGGGCGAAACTGGATTTTGGGAACCTTGAGAGGCGGATCCCGAACTTGCGGGGATCCATATAAATTGGGCTGTGGATTGTGAGTGCAAAGCGATGCCAATAGGCAGACTGAATGCATCCCGCTTCAAATAGTTGTCTCACATATTCCAGTGAATCCACCGTGTCTTGGATCGTTTGGGAGGGGCAGCCATACATGAGGTAGGCGTGAACCAGGATGCCCGCCTCACTTAATGCATGGGTGACTTGGGTGACTTGGTTGAGATTAAATCCTTTTGCAAGAAGGGTGAGAAGGCGGTCGGTAGCGGATTCCAGTCCGCCTGTTACGGCGATACAGCCTGATTTAGCCAGTAAGGCGGCGAGTTCGGGAGTGAAGGCTTTATCAAAGCGGATATTTCCCCACCAGGTGATTTTGAGATCACGTTCGATCAGTTGTTGCGCAAGTTTTCTCAGCAGGACTGGCGGCATGGCTTCGTCCACAAAGTGAAACCCTGTTTGGCCGGTTTGTCTGATGATCTCCTCAATCTGCGAGATCAGGAATTCGGGAGAAGCGGGCACATAGTGCTGGATGTAGTCTAGACTGGTGTCGCAGAAGGCGCATTGGTGCCAGTAACATCCGTGAGCGAGCGTCAGTTTGTTCCAGCGCCCACATGACCAGATTTTGTGCATGGGATTGGGCAACTCGATCAAGGAGAAATAACGATCCAGCGGTAGTTCGGAATACTGGGGCGTGACGGGGGCCAAAGGTAATCTGGGAGATGGCATGTCTGACGTATTCCCATTTCCCGAGAGGAAACAAACACTTCCATTTTTGCGGATAAAAGTCCGTTCGAAATGCGGCGTGATGCGGGGATTGAGAAGTGTTAGAAGCGGAGTCTTCAGGTTCTCCAAGTGTTCGATAATACGCAAGATCGGACGGTCTCCCCCGTCGAGGGTGATGTAGTCGGCATAGTCGAATACGCGGAGATCAGAAAGTGAGCGAAGCTCAGTATTGATATAGCCACCGCCCATAACAATGGGAAGGTGTGGATCCTGCTTTTTGATATGCCGTGCCATTCGGAATGCAGCATAGACATTCCCAGGGAAGGGGAGGGTGAAGCCCACCAATTCAGGGTGATGAGTGTTCAGCAGTTCATCAGCTATATCATCAATCATGGAATCAATCAGGGTGGGTTTCCTGCGCAGGGCGGAGGCGATGCCGTCAAACGAGGAGGCGCTTGCGGCGAGTTTCTCAGCGTACTTTGCCAATTCAAAGCGGGCGTCGACGCCATCGCGAATAGCATCGGTAAGATCGTCAAGGTAAAGGCTTGCGAGATGAATGGCCAGGTCGTGGGTGGACAGATGCCCGAGGGTAGGAGCAAGATGGGCATGAGCTTCGGCCAGCGCTTTGAAACGGGGCCCTTCAGGCAGGAATTGGTGAGAGGCAATCCGCCATGCCAAGGTGGGATCCTTGCCCTGAAGGAAGCGGATGACGGGTTCGATAGTGGAGGCGTACTTTTTTGAGTGTCGTAGGAAATGGCGGACACTGTGTGAACGAGCTCCAGGTTTCATGACCTTGGCGACTTGGCGTAGTCCTGAACGGGAGAACATGCGGAGTGCCAACATGAGCGCAGCATCGGCTTGAACAACCTTGTGTTTTGAAGGCTTTAGCAGGCCAGCCAGATAAGCGGTAGCCGGGTAGGGTGCATTTACTTGCACCATAGGGGGCGTTATCAGGAGGATGCGCATGAATCACAGTCTGCCAGCTATCGGCCCAGCAAATTCCGTGACGCCATGATGTCCTTGAGTCGGGCTATGCTCTTTTCCGCCTGCAGCAATTCAGGGCCAAACTCGTCTGTGATAGAGGCGAGCAATTGATTGAGCGCAGCGATTTTCGACTCCAGTGGAGCGACCTTAGCTTCCAGATCAGCGATTTTACGGTTAGCGGTCATGGCATCAATAGCCGCTTTCCCAGCGAGATCATGAAGCGCATGTTCGGCCTCTTGAACGCGCATTTCGGCATATTGCACCTTCTTTTCAGCCTCATCCAAGCGCATAACAAAGCGCGATGATTCTTTGGTGGCTGATTCGAGCTTTGACTTCAGAGTGGCGATTTCTCCCACAAGTACCGTTGTGCCCGGTGAAGTGCGGGCCGTTGATAATGGCTCGTTCAAGCTCACTTCCGGCGGGGTCCACTTGGCAACAGGCGTAGGGAGTGGGGAAGGCTCCGGTTGCAGGCGCGGGACAACCTCTTCAACAACTGGTGTGGGAGCCGGCGCTGGCGGAGGGGGGACTGGAAGTGGAGCGACAGGAATAGCCGCCGGTGCTGGAGGTTCGATCGGCGCGACGGGTGCAGGGGGAACAGCAATTACTGGTTCTGCAACGGGGGCTTTTGCGGCA
Proteins encoded in this region:
- a CDS encoding 2-oxoacid:acceptor oxidoreductase family protein, giving the protein MEHRCIFSGFGGQGIVSLGTLVANAGMADNRYVTFFPSYGIAMRGGMASCTIVVSDHEINSPIVNDPTVLMVMDEASYDCFHGKVASGGLMFVNSSLVNKRISRPDVKAVYINATGIALEHGDGRMANMVMLGAVIKLTRIVSFEAVETAINKIPSVKLHSLIGRNLQVMKLGFEEAK
- a CDS encoding branched-chain amino acid aminotransferase, yielding MSSKIDFDKLCFSITPGDTMFISKCKADGVWDKGACLPYGDIPISPAAGVLNYGQGLFEGLKAMRTKTGKVVLFRPSENGKRMTEGAHRVCMPPFPVDRFVEVICEIVRRNVAFVPPYGKGSLYIRPCLWGTGPVLGVSPAPEFTFMVYVSPVGQYFKTGVKPIKLEITRDFHRAAPKGTGGVKSIGNYAGAMLPAKITKAKGFNECIYLDAHEDKYIEEVGAANFFCVKDHTLLTPKLGSILPGITRKSVMQIAQDVMGLQVIEKSLSVEEAFSADEAFCSGTAAVISPIGSITCEDQVKIYQDFEVGPVTQSLYDHLTRIQLCEEEDRFGWVVEVM
- a CDS encoding ACT domain-containing protein; translated protein: MRVLAAHARAVADSQAVKAESRIVIAVIGEDRPGIMAGVTGVLAKVDANILDVSQTIMSDLFTMVMLVDIKRISVPFSKLKATLEAYGRSSGLSIISQHEEIFQAMHRV
- a CDS encoding PFL family protein is translated as MAISSQEIIETLGMIHAQNLDIRTVTMGVDLHDCAGEDVARVSRKCYEKVMRMAERLVPTAEEVAQEYGIPIINKRVSVTPIAWVAAACESEDYTPIARELDRAARELGIDFIGGFSALVQKGMTPAGEALIRCIPRALAQTSRLCSSVNIGTTKAGINMDAVALMGQIIKESALLTADSGGSACARLVVFCNAVEDNPFMAGAFLGAGEGDGGLSVGISGPGTIRAVVQALGRDLDLQMVAEEIKRVAFKITRAGELVGRKCAARLGVPFNIIDLSLAPTPAPGDSVADILEGLGLDKVGCPGTTAALALLNDAVKRGGAMATSRAGGMSGAFIPVSEDATMALRAAEGSLTIEKLEAMTAVCSVGLDMVILPGDTSAETLSGIIADEAAIGMINKKTTAVRVIPAPGKKVGDFVDFGGLLGGGPVMPVNNHSCAVFIRRGGRIPAPLQGLSN
- a CDS encoding archaeosortase/exosortase family protein, whose protein sequence is MTTSIPDKGRGEQRENLFFLFVILAVTVIAYGPLMGGVWEMSAQTTQALNAFVLLGVAFVDALLTAVKMGPFRPAINSHGLLLFGLSCLALATASLAQVWPFSVLGLCLNVGALLSFCFGKNGVRAFYPALAGFAVVVLMLVLVPQVDETLRLLAGRMSAWILPLLGIRIEYLVQAMPFQVYLVAERGAGVFNVATECSGMGILMSSMVLSLILTLKRRVPAYGVILLLAASMVIGLGFNILRIVAIALTALRTDLPYSVIHEGLGTGVYLLALLTIWLLNYLPITGSRSSL
- a CDS encoding FHA domain-containing protein — its product is MSYQLVILNGEKHGERLTIGRSPVTIGRGSSCDICLPDSEIGELHAKITPRAEQLQICVMGETNRLLINKSEVHESPLKHGDVIEIGHTRLFVQSYLNTGTWEGLAGFRKWRKLLTIGLPLLVLATILLIGNCSFFKITPPPTPAARLSRPYTNNDTNNTDWMVTNIPTILINPTVILTSSPPEIVEAEDMLIQSRTNNIEQEIKLAQSEMEFATRFLDAARAQNPKESTVPDNFTNMGASETSTNQADNLKN
- a CDS encoding radical SAM protein; this translates as MVQVNAPYPATAYLAGLLKPSKHKVVQADAALMLALRMFSRSGLRQVAKVMKPGARSHSVRHFLRHSKKYASTIEPVIRFLQGKDPTLAWRIASHQFLPEGPRFKALAEAHAHLAPTLGHLSTHDLAIHLASLYLDDLTDAIRDGVDARFELAKYAEKLAASASSFDGIASALRRKPTLIDSMIDDIADELLNTHHPELVGFTLPFPGNVYAAFRMARHIKKQDPHLPIVMGGGYINTELRSLSDLRVFDYADYITLDGGDRPILRIIEHLENLKTPLLTLLNPRITPHFERTFIRKNGSVCFLSGNGNTSDMPSPRLPLAPVTPQYSELPLDRYFSLIELPNPMHKIWSCGRWNKLTLAHGCYWHQCAFCDTSLDYIQHYVPASPEFLISQIEEIIRQTGQTGFHFVDEAMPPVLLRKLAQQLIERDLKITWWGNIRFDKAFTPELAALLAKSGCIAVTGGLESATDRLLTLLAKGFNLNQVTQVTHALSEAGILVHAYLMYGCPSQTIQDTVDSLEYVRQLFEAGCIQSAYWHRFALTIHSPIYMDPRKFGIRLSRFPKSSFARNEVPFTDSVKCDHHAMGCGLRKSLYNYMYGTGLDLELQAWFDIPIPPPTLHTDYVSQRLTD